The sequence below is a genomic window from Gouania willdenowi chromosome 12, fGouWil2.1, whole genome shotgun sequence.
AGATCAACCACACGCTGGTTTATAACATGGCACTGAACGACGTGTACGCGGTGCTCAGCCAGTGCACAGCCGGTCGAGTCAACATCATCATTAGCCGACATCCAGACCCCAAAGTAATGATGCTAACAGAACACTCCCACCTACTGATCAATCATCTCATGACTAACACATTCTGTCTCTACAGATTAGATGAACATGAGCAATAAGCACTAACTAATCATAATCAATGAGTATTTTCTCACAATGTACGATCATACCTACTGGAATAATAACTTTATAGAGTTTCCTTAGTGCTACGATTCTTAACAGGAACCTCTGATGGTTCACTccgctttcaaaataaaagcattgtttCTGTTTGGGTTATATGTTGCGCTCACCTGGAACAAGTCACACAAAGGATTTCTTCTAACGGGGTGATATTGCCAAACAAACCACAACTAATAAAAAGAGTGTAAAACCACATCATATcaatacatttatgtttaaagccTCGTCTGATTTCAGAGACAAATAGAGCTGTGGATCGTCTGCTAAAAGCTAATGTTCCCCAGTAGAAGCagatataatgtaaagagtaatAACATACAGTAAAGAGTAAGAACGTAAAGAGTTCTCGTCCGTAAACAGCAACCTTTGATTAACTATGAGGAGAGATTATAAAGCTTTCAAACCAACCTTTAATCCCAGTAAGACTTCCTAGTATGAGCAGCAGTAAAGTGTCATCAGCTGAGATTAAAGAGGGATAGAATAACCTCATTGGTTACTGTCTAAAAGActgactccgccccctgtgtGCTGCAGGTCTCAGAGCAGCAGCTGAATGAAGCCATCACTGAAGCTATGGAGAACAGCAAGATGAGGAGAGACAAGAGCCAGTGGAGCATCGACGGTAACAACCAATCAGCTGCtttcacacactcactcacaggAAGTAGCATTTCATCATTTCCTTTTTTCActgccttttttcttctttattttctccttttctttttttgtgttttctctcactctctttttctttctttttgcttcatttctttttttcttactagtgctgtgcctgtaggaagtctgtattcatacatgcatTAGCAATCTATCTAGGCTCCGCCCCCGGtgaacaattttatgaaataattcattaacggtatcattgcagtctaaacaaatctgacgttgcacacccttgaaacATGCAGCAGCCATGCGCATGTTCCGCAAACAACAGTCACTGTTGAGGTAGGACTGATTACATCATCTCTGTGGAagtaggaccaatgttccaatgttttattgttctaatattccaatgtaatgtaatgtaaatgggTGGGGCATGagggtgggctctccagtgattggctctggtgcgCACGTGGCTAcgtgtgcagtgattggctggTAGGACCAGTGTTCCAATGTtttaactgatgacatcatcactgtagagctaggactgatgacaatATCAGACAATATGACATCCGTCGACTCAAggggtggggcgtccaaacaaatctgacgttgcacacccttaaaccaagcagcagccatgttgaaagtctcaggtcagtctgatcctgatctgctgagatatttgaggaacacacacacacagacagacagacagagctttcttttcttttcttgctcTTCCTTTTTCTTCACccttcttcctttctttctctttttttcttattttcttatcTCTTGTCTTCTGTTCTTTGCCAGTCCACAATATGTCGTCAGACCctaattgattatttatttatgaagtgTGATCAGAGTAAGCATAAATGATATATTTTGATCACTTCCTGTCTGTCCCAGGCTTACGCAGAGGCGAGTGTCGCTCACACAGGTGGGACAGATGTGAGCGATGTGTGGAGAGGAGCTGCAGTCACTTTAATGTTGGTCGACCTCACAGAGCCATGACGCGTTCCTGCAGTGACAACAACAGTAACAGCAGGGGGCGCCATCACCACTGCCTCACTCTGAACACGCCCTCCAATGGAGTCCACAGCCAGGtggcgccccctgctgctcctacACACTCAATGTTTATCAGCCTTTATTCTTGGCATCACATGAACAACTTTCCTTTGGTTTGTGTGTTGGTCTAAAGTCTGTGACAGAGACCTGGTCTGAAAACAGACTGTCAGTGCCCGTCTACCTCCATGAGGACTACGACATCCCTCATACTTCACCTACTGCCTGCTCCATGCACAGGAACCCCAAGGTCTGTGATTCTCACCGAGTCTCATTGTGGAGCTGCTCatataacaacacacacacacacacacacataaaacacgtGTTTAACGAGCTCTGACGATGGAGAGAGTCTGAAGGAGTGATGATGAGGTGAatgtaaaccagtggttctcaaacttcctTGGGTGATTCCCACTATGAGCGATGGTGAActatctgccatgtttcagcaccaaggacagctcAAAGTcaccgctaatttagccacaatcaaaggtcactaaactttcggaacacaaaaacccacaactACAAAATAtctacaaacttttacacccataacGTAAGGTCttaactcctctaatgaatcagcagcacagcagaaaatgaaaatgaaatgtgtgCTTACCAGTGTCGTTTAAAGAGAGAGAGGTACGACAACGGAAGTTcaaaatgcttgaccgtcacgtgattcatgaaGACTCAAACAGTTCCCAGAAGTTATTGGAATTCATTCATTCCGAGTGACATAACTGGaatttttggtcatttgtcatcaataactgcattgatttacaatatttatacagtacaccatcatatgtatgtgtatataataataatggcacTGGTGAAAGGAACGTGTGTATGTTTTAGTGATGGTTCTGTGTGTGTTCTTATTATGGTTCTATATTTGTTCAGTCCAGAGTCCAGGCCGGTCCTCGTCATCACTGCAGGATTCAAAACATGAGCAGGGACGAGGACCACACTGGAGGTTCCGGCAGCTCCAGTGGAGGATCACCAGTTAGAGACGAGCaagaggaggaaaaggagggggaggaagaggaggaggctgCTCACAGCAGCTGTCAGGTGAACAGAACTGCTCGGTTCTTCTGGTTCTACTGCTCTGTTCTGTTTCCAAACCTGCTGTTATAACATCCTTTACTGCAGTGTAAAGGCAACTCGTCATCATCATGATCATCACCATTACATAATAAGAACATAACTAATGTCAAATACAATAAGTACTAAAGTGAAACATGCATAGAAACCTGTTTATCCTTCTACTGTGTCATCAATGCTCGTTTAAAGAGTTAATTCCCCTAAAGcacttgtgtcaaacttaaggcctgggggccaaacccacccctttagagcattcaattaagcccgcaggagacagtaaaaatgacagagaaaacatgaattattgtgtaaattaccaaaaaatccAGTATATCTTCACCAATttaataaaactccacaatattttagtTGCTTGCATTTttacatcacatgatcattattttttttacaaatcttgcaatttctcacaaacaattgcacaaaattcctctaaattacacagaaaTCTGTAACAAAATCaacctttttttaaaggggatctatcatgctaaatccacttttttagcccttaaatgcattttgttgtttatttggagTCTCTAGAAGTACTGAAAAGTTTTAATTAGTTTCTTCAGGTGCTGCTGTTTTGGTTAGGGATGTCCCTAtagaactttttcacttccgatgcgataccgatattacagccttgagttttggtcgataccgatatcgatccgttacaatatcagcacgaatcatacatacttttattactcattttgttgtgtggaatgttagaaaaggcttgatcaagtgatgttactcaaacagagaacaataagagagaaaaactgacccatttaatatttaccaattggttacatacatttgaacataatatctacagtattctgcaACTGAATTTAtgtcggagattttagatgctgtCTGATGAAATCCGGTAttggttttctggctgataaCGGTTTGTTCCGCGTTCTGGATTTTCTAGGTCGACTGTTACGCACTTCACGATTGTCTGTGGCTCCGGTTGAGGCTTGATTCGTCCGAAACGAGCAAACTGTTGCTTCCAAAACCTAACGTGAAGCtaaaaatttaatcaaaatgaaataaaagggATGATGGGCTTGGTTGAGCTGCGACGCCAGCGCCCCAAACTAAAGTTTTGGGATGATGCGTAATTCTTAAAGAGAGTTGAATCACACCCATTCTAGGGTGGGTTTCGTTAATTATTCAAAGACCACTTTCGTAATTGGGTGGTCTGTTTGGTGGTCTCAGCTTGTAGGCGTGTATGAGTTCATGTAGCATGAGTGGTGACgatgacagacacacagagggGAAAATCCTAGAACTAAACATAAACAATCTCAAATTGTGTTTTCAATATCATATTCTGATTATCGTTCAATTTAATACCAGACGTGGGTATGACACATAACACAGCATTGCTTCATAGTAGTTTTTTGAGTTTTAACGGGGAATTTTCTTATTATAGACCATGTTATGCttctttttacaaaatggtTAAACAACAGATGCCTTAGCTAACATATGTGGTGTTTTCTGGACATTGTTGGACACTTTTGTACATTATACCGGTTATTAGCTTTCTGTTGATTGTAGAAATGACCTGAAAGGAGCTGCATATGACAGACAATAtgtgcaatttcaatttctgcatgAATCATTACAATATTGTTTCCTTTTCTGATTTTTAGCATAGTTTAGTTTACAGGATAAACTTTGTTCTCAGTCTTTCAGTTTGGAGTGAAAAGTACTAGTGTTTTTTCCACACAGCCCTGGAGGAGGCCTGGGATGTGTTTGGGGGTTACAGTGGTCACCGCAGGGGGTCAAGGATCAAAGTTTTGATGTCCTGGGAATTTACAGTATACCCAAAAGGCTTTGGTTTGAAGAAGGGGGTTAGGATGTTTGAAGAGGCCAAAAGGAATCTTATTTCACGTGGCTGGGGGTCACACTGGATACATTAACTCCTCCCTGCATGTGCTGCCCTGTCCCATTAACTCACATGTTCTCCTGAAGTTCTCCACAGCGTCTTCTAACTCCTTCCCTCTCCTTGTCTCCGTTGCAGCTCTTCAGCAACATTTTCAGAGCCTTTCAAAAGATCCTGAAATTACTCATGAGTAATGTATGTGAAGATAAGAGACATTTCCTCTGTTTTCCTTCTTATTGCATGAAGTCTGCTTTTAGCTTTGCATCTACAGTATTAGAAAAACACACGTCTACAGTAGCTTTCTGTAGTTTAAATTATTACTTTACTGAATAATTTTTCAGTTATAAAACACAGTTGCAGCATTAGTGATGTTCGTCTGAGAGCATTTAAAGTGGTGATCAGGAAGGTCGCATTTCATctaaattcagtttttaaacagaaaaagaaataacAGTCCTTCATAGAGCAGAGCATGAACATCACAGCAGCATGAACAGATGGAAAAGGCTAGTTAGCACCTGCTGTTTTTGAGTGAGAGAGCAGATTAACAGTATCCTAATGTTAGGCTGTAAACACTGAGCACAAACTGAAGGACGTGAGAGAGACAGAAACATTCACCCTGAAAACAGCATTAAAGACGCCTCCCAAAGTTTtactttaaaatcatattaaatgttcacggtttcactttaattagaggcttaaaaaggtttcaacatgaagcactttatttctcctaatttatgcaattgtttcatttaaagatggttaattgaactttatcagcagtatttaacttgactaagtactaactacatctgtctatatgtagattttagatggagctcattggtgactagagctcctgatggcctctcacatggtccatgagggtTACCTGGTGCCCATGGGCCCCGTGTCTGTGACCCCTGCTATAAAGAATACTTTCAGTTTGATTAATACATTTACTGTAGTTTAACCAAAGCTTTTGTTGAACACAAAGAGTGtaaaaaactttacatttccttATACCATTTATTTACTCTCACTGTTGGTTTATAACAGCAGGCTAAAATGTGCAGTTAGTTGTTAGCATTAGTTAGCTAACATTAGTTAGTTGTTAGCATTAGTTAGCTAacattagttagttagttaacgTTAGTTAGCATTAGTTAGCTAACATTAGTTAGTTTGCATTAGTTAGTTAACATTAGTTAGTTAGCTAACATTAGTTAGTTAACATTAGTAAGTTAGCATTAGTTAGTTAATGTTAGTTAGCATTAGTTAGCTAACATTAGTTAGTTAATGTTTGTTAGCATTAGTTAGCTAACGCTAGTTAGCATTAGTTAGCTAACATTAGTTAGTTTGCATTAGTTAGCTAACATTAGTTAGTTAACATTAATTAGTTAGCTAACATTAGTTAGTTTGCATTAGTTAGCTAACATTAGTTAGTTAGCATTAGTTAGCTAGCATTAGTTAGTTTGCATTAGTTAGCTAACATTAGTTAGTTAACATTAGTTAGTTAGCATTAGTTAGCTAACATTAGTTAGTTAGCATTAGTTAGTTAGCATTAGTTAGTTAGCATTAGTTAGCTAACATTAGTTAGTTAGCATTAGTTAGTTAATATTAAATAGTTAGCATTAGTTAGAATTAGTTAGTGAACATTAGTTAGCATTATTTAGTTAGCTAACCCCAGTTAGTTAATATTTTATAGTTAGTATTAGTTAGTTAACATATTTAGTGAGCATTAGTTAGTTAACATTAGTTATTTAGCATTAGTTAGTTAACATTAGTTAGTtagcagggctgccaagtttcagataATGAGAAGAGTGAGACTTTTGTGACATGATGCGTTCTGgcgggggaaaaaaatgtggcctttttaaaaatggctttggcttgttttaacgttgatttctaccttaagactgatgtcctcacctccatgccagcggCTCTCTCTGCACTGAAATTAGAAaggaaaactaacaagaattttgacaaaacacatttatttgtcaatatttcatttcaaccaactatccatcatttagctggggacatgtctcatattgtaggtgtttgtcacagattttgatgccatgatgacagaggcagggggctcccacttaaaacactgtggcccaaggcagtgctacctttacctcagctctccttgtctgcaacagaaaggaggtcATTTAAAAGctaatcatgtaaaaaaaacattgaaacatttttgttacatactattacatacaaaaataatcataagaacagttcaacgaacattagattaaacaaggcatttgtttcatttactatgtatttatgctgatataacctacaagtgcaattcaCTGACTaccagtgttcataacactggtagtagcttaatttaagttaatgtctagcacagacacacacaggagTGGGCGATattgggaaaaatatcatatcacagtttattctttgtaaaatcaagATCACAATacgatttttttaattcaaatcatttaaactattttaaagttaattaTTATAAAATCCAACCAATTCAATTACTTAAAATCACTgcccaaaatagaaaaaaggaataaaagatcatttaagacaaggtaattttcaaatattttttttaaaatgtatgtaagcaatttatcaaactggttccaagtacaattaacatcaaacaaaagggatcacatgttcttatagtcacacactatctttttactttgtttaactaaagtagtgtagcattagcatcacttgctacataacaaggcggcatatcagtctagtgatttctatttgttactgaggtaacacactcatattaataaaatcctactttaagcaatGTTTGAATGCCTCATTTCACAAAGTTTAGACaataatatcctttacaagataaaacattactgttttggttacactacaacacacgctcacacacacacacagcaataacAATTAGTTATTAGTTAGTTAGCATTAGTTAGTTCACATTATTTACCATTAGTTAGTTAGCATTAAGTAGTTAGCATTAATTCATTAACATTAGTTAGGTACCATTAGTTGGTTATCATTAGTTAGTTAACATTAGTTAGTTAACATTAGTTAGTTAGCATTAGTTGGTTAGCATTAGTTATGGTATATTCTTAGCCTTTTCACTTAGTTCtattgaaaatgtaaataaatatcacttcctgtttgtcacAGGAAGCTGAAGGATTGAGAGAACAAGGCAGTCGTTCTGATGCGTCAACATTCACCGATAACCACCTGCACTCAGGTAGGAACACTGGAGACATTATGGTTTATATATGTGGTTCAGTGGTTCAGtatgtgcatgctaaaataaacatttagcaacaaacagcgtttaaaaaacgtatgtgaagttacttttgaccagatttacagcaatattttacaaatattgctgtaaatcaatgtcaatgttaaatcaaaacctACATGtgaaatcaaaatctaaatgttaaatattacatctaaatctaaatgttaaatactaaatctaaaagttaaatataaaatctaaatttaaatgtcaaacctaaatttaacatttaaatgtgcgtccgtgcgtgtgtgtgtgtgtgtgtgtgtgtgtgtgcgcgtgcgtgcgtgagtaCAGCTTCTGGATGGGTTGATGTAGttcttttcatttcatgttaaatattacatctaaatctaaatgttaaatactaaatctaaaagttaaatataaaatctaaatttaaatgtcaaacctaaatttaacatttaaatgtgcgtccgtgcgtgtgtgtgtgtgtgtgtgtgtgtgcgcgtgcgtgcgtgagtaCAGCTTCTGGATGGGTTGATGTAGTTCTTTTAATTCAAACTCATGTCATTCCAACTCATGCGCATTGGTAGAGAATGTGATGACTCAtcattgctgtgtgtgtttgttcttctCAGTGGAAGCAGGACTTCCTGGTGCAGTCTTCTGCTCTCGTACACAGAGATCTGCTCCGAGGAGGCAGACGTACGTGGaacaggatcaggatcaggatcccTGGGTTCTCCTTGCTCAGACTTCTCTTGAAGCCCGACCTGAGATCTGCTGCCCCCCCTCTGATGCCATGAACCCACAGGAGAACTCCCTCGTCATTGACAGCTCAGTGAACTCATGTGATGCTTCAGTTCCAAAGAAGGGGCCCCCAGTAGCCCCCAAGCCTGCTTGGTTCCTCCAGAGTCTGAGGAGGATCCAGGACGAGCAGAACCAGAGGAGACAGAGGAAGAGTGAGGAGCAGCTCAGTGGGATCAGGTCTCGTATGTCCATCAAACAGAAGATCTCGTCCTTTGAGAATTTCTCCTCCAGCTCTGGCAGAGAACAGCGCAGAGAGCAGCATAGAGAGCAGCATAGAGAGCAGCACAAAGAGAATCACAGAGAGCAACATAGAGAGCAGCACAGAGAGCAACATAGAGAGCAGCACAGAGAGCAACATAGAGAGCAGCACATAGAGCAACATAGAGAGCAGCACAGAGAGCAGCACAGGAAGGAGAGACATCAGGAGATGAAGAGACAGAACTCTGCTTCACATCAGGAGGTGAAGAGAGGTCAGCGTGTGTCTGATACTGATGGATCGCTTCCATCAGCTCCAACCAATCACAGCTCGTTCTCATCAGCTTCAGCTCCGTCCACAAACGGCGTCACCCTCCCCCCTCCTACAACGGAGAACCTGGATCTCCACAGGACCTCATCATCTGATGTCCTGTCCATTCGTAGTGAAGGAGGCGATCTGTGGGGCGGGACAGAAAAGAGACAGGGGCGGAGCCAAGGGGAACTACCCAGGACCAATGGGAACAAAGCTCCTCCCACACAGAGAAAGCCCCTGGAGTCAGATGGACTAGAGACAATCATTGCCATCAGTAACCAGGtatgaatatctgtaatagaTTATGATGTTCTGATAGAATAAGAGTTAGTATCAACATTAAGCTTTGAATGATCACtgtttaaacatttaaacaataaaTCTAATGAACTAAAGTGTTTGTCACCAACGTCATAAAACTACAGTTCAGTCAGCATCCCTTTAGTCAAATTGTTTTGTTTAGCATGCAGTTTAAAATTGGCAGTAAGattctgttctgggacctctctgccATTCCAGCagctgtgtggaaagcctgaagcGAAGGGAGCTCCCCCTCCctcttccatgagctacatgcagaggcataagcagagagagcggtcagcagaaGCGCAGAAATTTGATGCCAACAGGAGacactgtttaattagacagatGAGGGGGAGCTGGGGTGGGGCGGTGGGGTTGTGAGGCATTTGCAGACAAAACGTACGGAAGTAGGCGTGTTGCCATGGTTTAAATACAGCACCGTGACTAACtttaaccaatgggaagcatggaaCATGATTAGCTGTATGATTAACTGAATTTAGGAAGcagttgttaacagctactgTCAGCTGATGGAACTGGGCTAGCTTGACTTCTGTGCGTGCCTGAACTAACGCAATAAACTAATAATCTCAAATCAAACAGTTCAACATTTGTCCATGTAGTCAACCACAGGCTGCATTAACTACGTTTACAATTTTACATGCAATAAAAgcatttcctattttttgttttattattattattattattattattattattatttactatctttgtttttgttacagGTGTCACAGACTCTGATGACCCTCCTACCCACTTCCTGTCATCCAGACCTTCATCCTCCATCCGTGGATGACTCTTCATCAGCTGATCTTCAGGATGTGGATTCCTCCCATAGAGGGTTTTCTTTCAGGTCAGACGTGACTTTGTTATCATTATCATTCTCTGAAACAAAAAAGTGAGATGATCATCTATGACTGAGAAAAGCTTCCTGTTTGTTGAGTGGAATGTCCAAGTGGATATCCTGATGTTGGATGTGTCACACACAGTCTGGCTGCACTGAGAAACGAGGTTAAAGGGTCTCCATCATCTCCAGACCTTTCCATCCTCTCAGCTCTTCCTTCTCACTGTTTACAGAAGATGAAGCAGGAAGTCCACTCTCTGGACCAGGACACACTGAAGGTAAAACACATCAAACCCTTATTTACATCTGAAAACATATGTGCAATGAAGCTAGAGTTCCACTTATCacactaacttccaggatttaatcagtgtgtgctgtcctacgaagctcgctaatTTCTTaaggagctaaatcaccatggtaacttaggctgtatgcctaacctggtcaggaccaggttttgttctggctaggatcttagcgagtgcaaaagtcccgcctcctgaccaatcagttatCTTAGATAGCAAGCTGTCCAATAAACGGTGATGTGtaaacacgtcactgtgtggatctgatctgactgctgacaggagagagaatatttagacattgatgcaatcctttcatttaccgatgagaTCCTGtaggaaatatatagatttttatctgatggactaataaagtaaaataagtcagctgataaagcctgcgtgcaTCGGGCACTTTCAGACtgataaattaatgaattaattcatttattcagtcaTGTATTCTGGGGTAatgcaaagagcctcagtcATGTAAgatgatataaaatataaatatattccaccttatgatttaGGTTGATCAGCATGAACatagcatcagagccacagacaagtcaacagagaaagtgaaaatgaacaGTGTATGTTTATTCTcagtttataatctcactaattgaAGTATTAACACTtgtcaattcctgcattaatatTGGTCTGATTGATGtgttttaattcttcatatttttaaagaattatactgcaattgtgacgtaagttgctcaGTCCctccgtgattgtgattggtctcaCACTGTAATATCCACCTCCGTCACAAGAGCGCGCCGGTAACCAGACTGAAATCAACGCGCTAATTAGCTTATTGTGATCCAGATTCGTAGGAAAACTTCTGTCTGATGGACAacgtttggttaggtgaagcccgctaacagagaCAAATCCAGGATttaattatctagcttcgtagcatATCCCCACAGAGTTTATCTGGGAGGGAATATGGGTGAAATGTTCTTTGGAGTCACATTTGTGATGTTGTAAATACTGTAATGTAAAGGTAGCAGTAGCTAGCTTAATGTACCATGTTAGCTGTGCTGTATGAGCAGCATAGCACCTAAtgtttgtttaacatggggTTGAATGACGAAGGTCTTTttgtggtaacggagtggaatggACAACATGTGTCCCTAATAAAAATTTCCCCCTCATAAgagaatatttaaataaatgatgatcGTTTccttacaatatttatacaaccTGTTCCCGTGATAGTACATTTTCACCTTATAGTACAGTCACATGTCTTTACTTTGGTATCAGATGAAAGATAATCCTTTGATGTTTCACTATTGGTGCAGTGACTCAAAACAGGTCAAATCATAACGCACTAATGTCACATTCTCTAGCTTTTAGTTTGTAGGAGGAATAACTATCAGCTGTAACATCCTGTTTCACACAGTAAGGGACTTAaggttttgatcatgttttttatttcatgtacaGTAGGAAAAAGGTTAGAGATGTGCTGActcagtgtgtctgtgtccCAGAAGCTGAAAGACTTCCAGGTAGTGATTGTTCAGAAGGAGGAAGGAGTCGGGCTGGGAACAAAGATCCTTCAGTAAGATCACAATGCTCTCATGGATTGTACATTTACATGTCCACGAACACATGTGGCTGAtctccagtgacgtgccgtgaccactaaggttgggtaggcactttgcaaattcaaatcaattttatttgtataaagcaatttccaacaaagtcatctcaatgcgcttatcaaaatataaaattcataataagaaagaaaaaacccaacaagatccacatgcaCAAGCATTTagtcatctaacaaaatcaacatcgtaaaacaccattaaagaaacataaacaattaaataatatagcctccatactctcccaacaagatatagctcatgacatggcagcacatccgttgtttgtgttggaaacacagaaacacggagaaaaagacaataacaacaactcggaacagcctcagcgaggagcat
It includes:
- the LOC114473280 gene encoding pro-interleukin-16-like isoform X5, producing MIDFELPSPLGLQPGRSVLLPARAHTHTEVHIQRYSHQRRKACTTAAARRMERRRRDQEKTSSTRTRTRSPSTTERGRSSRIGLISRSLVLCRSKTSDDCQEETHNQEVNMTGRKCHVHYGGPEDRDKDREWRSSLQPGGSEDHVQPGGSSPREPNSKRSFRSSFSLKDSSIWRMCVRPNDGPHRDDSCVQTEYKDDHEEREMNCFQNPDGLAPFNRHFLSSCSWTDGERMRSVHNEDVSTCEDTLFSRSVTTSTQHLGPAPPADCRSLPGYTEEELLLNNNHLKLPMPEENEDQNEVSEKTERTPEDQLDSNRTRSTSTNVHPYWIGDLESIIMTYPQLYTTHPQGGTGFYGNRKSLSQQLDSPRSTTQPMPRASRSLSSAHLIHSCSNVQAFMICNIVLMKGHGKGLGFSIVGGRDSLYGPMGIYVKTIFPGGAAAADGRLQEGDEILELNGESLHGLTQDEALLRFKQIKKGLLTLVVRTGLRLGSTCGQQQLAPLCRSQSLSSTTTMTRTSADITDYNYQNALSLQGVPVKPGDRVVMDICLHKEAGAGLGVGLCCVPSGEGCPRIYIHSLSPGSVAHMDGRLRCGDEIMEINHTLVYNMALNDVYAVLSQCTAGRVNIIISRHPDPKVSEQQLNEAITEAMENSKMRRDKSQWSIDGLRRGECRSHRWDRCERCVERSCSHFNVGRPHRAMTRSCSDNNSNSRGRHHHCLTLNTPSNGVHSQSVTETWSENRLSVPVYLHEDYDIPHTSPTACSMHRNPKSRVQAGPRHHCRIQNMSRDEDHTGGSGSSSGGSPVRDEQEEEKEGEEEEEAAHSSCQLFSNIFRAFQKILKLLMSNEAEGLREQGSRSDASTFTDNHLHSVEAGLPGAVFCSRTQRSAPRRQTYVEQDQDQDPWVLLAQTSLEARPEICCPPSDAMNPQENSLVIDSSVNSCDASVPKKGPPVAPKPAWFLQSLRRIQDEQNQRRQRKSEEQLSGIRSRMSIKQKISSFENFSSSSGREQRREQHREQHREQHKENHREQHREQHREQHREQHREQHREQHIEQHREQHREQHRKERHQEMKRQNSASHQEVKRASAPSTNGVTLPPPTTENLDLHRTSSSDVLSIRSEGGDLWGGTEKRQGRSQGELPRTNGNKAPPTQRKPLESDGLETIIAISNQVSQTLMTLLPTSCHPDLHPPSVDDSSSADLQDVDSSHRGFSFSLAALRNEVKGSPSSPDLSILSALPSHCLQKMKQEVHSLDQDTLKKLKDFQVVIVQKEEGVGLGTKILQNRQPQEEEVVTPRA
- the LOC114473280 gene encoding pro-interleukin-16-like isoform X1; amino-acid sequence: MIDFELPSPLGLQPGRSVLLPARAHTHTEVHIQRYSHQRRKACTTAAARRMERRRRDQEKTSSTRTRTRSPSTTERGRSSRIGLISRSLVLCRSKTSDDCQEETHNQEVNMTGRKCHVHYGGPEDRDKDREWRSSLQPGGSEDHVQPGGSSPREPNSKRSFRSSFSLKDSSIWRMCVRPNDGPHRDDSCVQTEYKDDHEEREMNCFQNPDGLAPFNRHFLSSCSWTDGERMRSVHNEDVSTCEDTLFSRSVTTSTQHLGPAPPADCRSLPGYTEEELLLNNNHLKLPMPEENEDQNEVSEKTERTPEDQLDSNRTRSTSTNVHPYWIGDLESIIMTYPQLYTTHPQGGTGFYGNRKSLSQQLDSPRSTTQPMPRASRSLSSAHLIHSCSNVQAFMICNIVLMKGHGKGLGFSIVGGRDSLYGPMGIYVKTIFPGGAAAADGRLQEGDEILELNGESLHGLTQDEALLRFKQIKKGLLTLVVRTGLRLGSTCGQQQLAPLCRSQSLSSTTTMTRTSADITDYNYQNALSLQGVPVKPGDRVVMDICLHKEAGAGLGVGLCCVPSGEGCPRIYIHSLSPGSVAHMDGRLRCGDEIMEINHTLVYNMALNDVYAVLSQCTAGRVNIIISRHPDPKVSEQQLNEAITEAMENSKMRRDKSQWSIDGLRRGECRSHRWDRCERCVERSCSHFNVGRPHRAMTRSCSDNNSNSRGRHHHCLTLNTPSNGVHSQSVTETWSENRLSVPVYLHEDYDIPHTSPTACSMHRNPKSRVQAGPRHHCRIQNMSRDEDHTGGSGSSSGGSPVRDEQEEEKEGEEEEEAAHSSCQLFSNIFRAFQKILKLLMSNEAEGLREQGSRSDASTFTDNHLHSVEAGLPGAVFCSRTQRSAPRRQTYVEQDQDQDPWVLLAQTSLEARPEICCPPSDAMNPQENSLVIDSSVNSCDASVPKKGPPVAPKPAWFLQSLRRIQDEQNQRRQRKSEEQLSGIRSRMSIKQKISSFENFSSSSGREQRREQHREQHREQHKENHREQHREQHREQHREQHREQHREQHIEQHREQHREQHRKERHQEMKRQNSASHQEVKRGQRVSDTDGSLPSAPTNHSSFSSASAPSTNGVTLPPPTTENLDLHRTSSSDVLSIRSEGGDLWGGTEKRQGRSQGELPRTNGNKAPPTQRKPLESDGLETIIAISNQVSQTLMTLLPTSCHPDLHPPSVDDSSSADLQDVDSSHRGFSFSLAALRNEVKGSPSSPDLSILSALPSHCLQKMKQEVHSLDQDTLKKLKDFQVVIVQKEEGVGLGTKILQNRQPQEEEVVTPRA